The sequence GATGGTACCTTTGGAAAGCATCCAGGAAGCTTATCCTCGGGTGCCCGTAAGTGGCGTCCACTAATTGATCAATCTTTGGCATAGGGAacgggtcctttgggcatgcctggttcagatccgtgaaatccacacaaacccTCCATTTGCCGTTCTTCTTCCAGACAACCACGGTATTCGCTAGCCATTCCGGGAAAAAGGTCTCCTTTATTGCTTCTGCCTCCTTCAGCTTCTCTACCTCCTGTCTTACTGCCTCAACATGGTCTTTGGTCGACCTTCTCGGCTTCTGCTTCTTCGGGGGATATGAGGGGTCTACATTAAGTTTGTGGACAATAAACCCGGGATTAACCCCGGGAACTTCATAAGGATTCCAAGCGAAAACATCTATGTTTTGAACCAGAAACAACAATACTTGGACTCTTTCCTCGCTACTCATGCTTGCTCCAAtctgaaaatatttattaatgtcCGGCAGTATTTTTACATTTACTAACTCCTCAGTGCAGCCAGCCCCCATTCCTTCTCGGGGCTCCTTTGATTGCTATAATGGGTCTTTCCAGGACGTATCTTCTTGTTCAACACGCCCTTGTTCGGACGGCCCAGTCTCCTCGTCTCCTACCAGTTGTCTGGTGATTTCTTCATGACTGACCTGATTCCCTCGCTTCCAGTTCACTACGGCAGTAAGACACTGTCTGGCCGCTTGCTGGTCTCCTTTTATTACAATGACACCTCGCTCGGTTGGAAATTTAATCTTTACATGTAGTGTTGATGGGACGACCCTCATTGAATGGATCCATGGTCTTCCTAGGATGGCAATATACGGGGAAAATGAACTTACTATTGTGAACGTCACATATACCTCTTTCCCTCCCATAATCATGGGAAGAGAGATTTGCACCTCAGGAATCACTACTTTGCCATCGAATCCAACCAAGGGTGAAGTGTGCTTCGTAAGGTCTTCCTTCTTTAGACCGAGTCCCTTGAACATATCAGGGTACATCACATCGGCCCCACTTCCCTGGTCTATCATCACCCTTTTTACTAAGAAGCCGCTTATCCGGACTGTGACCACTAATGCATCATCATGTGGCTGAATCGTCCCTTCCAAATTGTCATCGTCAAACGAAACGGGCTCCCGTGCAAACTTCATCTTCTTACCCGGTGACTGTAGACCCAGGTTACCTTCTACCGGTACCACTGTCAACACTCCTTTCCTCCTTCCTACAATGAGCTTCTCCAGTGCAACATGGATT is a genomic window of Quercus lobata isolate SW786 chromosome 2, ValleyOak3.0 Primary Assembly, whole genome shotgun sequence containing:
- the LOC115960440 gene encoding uncharacterized protein LOC115960440, translating into MRAGETLRSYASRYWELYNEISGDNERVAASTFRMGLPEDSGLRESLTKKTPEGMRQLMRRIEEYKRLEDDRLQSKGKAPMMNCPQQTGFPFWPRGGLAIQELAAQMGEVSVTFKEPAHRILDRIKHKPYFRWPNKMGGDPSRRNQNLYCTYHRDKGHTIEQCRVLKDHLGQLVKVEHLKDFVLDSGDRVVGQDTRQRGNPLPPPVGVIEIIHVALEKLIVGRRKGVLTVVPVEGNLGLQSPGKKMKFAREPVSFDDDNLEGTIQPHDDALVVTVRISGFLVKRVMIDQGSGADVMYPDMFKGLGLKKEDLTKHTSPLVGFDGKVVIPEVQISLPMIMGGKEVYVTFTIVSSFSPYIAILGRPWIHSMRVVPSTLHVKIKFPTERGVIVIKGDQQAARQCLTAVVNWKRGNQVSHEEITRQLVGDEETGPSEQGRVEQEDTSWKDPL